One genomic region from Sciurus carolinensis chromosome 2, mSciCar1.2, whole genome shotgun sequence encodes:
- the Fam219b gene encoding protein FAM219B isoform X2 — protein MATEDPGGQARRASAPGPRPGGAPEHASGTVGSPSGRSASGTLRPGDRTPATVEKRGPYMVTRAPSIQAKLQKHRDLAKAVLRRKGMLGSLPNRPDSSGKRSVKFNKGYTALSQSPDENLVSLDSDSDGELESRYSSGYSSAEASPERLSVQGQATGSITATAKCLFGACCVHSTVPDFRSVLRSSTLPSSPSRGKPGCEPAAATGWVSPG, from the exons ATGGCGACCGAGGATCCCGGCGGGCAGGCGAGGAGGGCCTCCGCCCCCGGACCCCGGCCTGGCGGGGCCCCAGAGCACGCGTCTGGAACTGTGGGATCGCCCTCCGGGAGGAGCGCCAGCGGAACCCTCCGGCCGGGGGACCGTACCCCTGCGACGGTGGAGAAGCGTGGACCGTACATGGTGACGCGCGCACCGTCCATTCAGGCCAAGCTGC AGAAGCACCGGGACCTGGCCAAGGCCGTTCTGCGTAGAAAAGGCATGCTGGGGTCCTTGCCGAACCGCCCCGACTCTTCAGGGAAAAG GTCAGTGAAGTTTAACAAGGGCTATACTGCTCTTAGCCAGAGTCCAGATGAAAACCTGGTGTCCCTCGATTCTGACAG TGATGGGGAGCTGGAATCCAGATACTCTTCCGGGTATTCCTCTGCAGAGGCAAGTCCAGAGCGCCTTTCTGTGCAGGGCCAGGCTACAGGCAGCATCACCGCCACTGCCAAATGCTTGTTTGGTGCCTGCTGTGTGCACAGCACTGTACCAGACTTCCGGTCTGTTCTCCGATCTTCCACTCTGCCCTCTTCCCCCAGCAGAG GTAAACCAGGATGTGAGCCGGCAGCTGCTACAGGATGGGTATCACCTGGATGA
- the Fam219b gene encoding protein FAM219B isoform X1 produces the protein MATEDPGGQARRASAPGPRPGGAPEHASGTVGSPSGRSASGTLRPGDRTPATVEKRGPYMVTRAPSIQAKLQKHRDLAKAVLRRKGMLGSLPNRPDSSGKRSVKFNKGYTALSQSPDENLVSLDSDSDGELESRYSSGYSSAEASPERLSVQGQATGSITATAKCLFGACCVHSTVPDFRSVLRSSTLPSSPSRAGKPGCEPAAATGWVSPG, from the exons ATGGCGACCGAGGATCCCGGCGGGCAGGCGAGGAGGGCCTCCGCCCCCGGACCCCGGCCTGGCGGGGCCCCAGAGCACGCGTCTGGAACTGTGGGATCGCCCTCCGGGAGGAGCGCCAGCGGAACCCTCCGGCCGGGGGACCGTACCCCTGCGACGGTGGAGAAGCGTGGACCGTACATGGTGACGCGCGCACCGTCCATTCAGGCCAAGCTGC AGAAGCACCGGGACCTGGCCAAGGCCGTTCTGCGTAGAAAAGGCATGCTGGGGTCCTTGCCGAACCGCCCCGACTCTTCAGGGAAAAG GTCAGTGAAGTTTAACAAGGGCTATACTGCTCTTAGCCAGAGTCCAGATGAAAACCTGGTGTCCCTCGATTCTGACAG TGATGGGGAGCTGGAATCCAGATACTCTTCCGGGTATTCCTCTGCAGAGGCAAGTCCAGAGCGCCTTTCTGTGCAGGGCCAGGCTACAGGCAGCATCACCGCCACTGCCAAATGCTTGTTTGGTGCCTGCTGTGTGCACAGCACTGTACCAGACTTCCGGTCTGTTCTCCGATCTTCCACTCTGCCCTCTTCCCCCAGCAGAG CAGGTAAACCAGGATGTGAGCCGGCAGCTGCTACAGGATGGGTATCACCTGGATGA
- the Mpi gene encoding mannose-6-phosphate isomerase isoform X1 produces the protein MADQRVFPLSCVVQHYAWGKMGSNSEVARLLASSDPLAQISEDKPYAELWMGAHPRGDAKILDNHISQKTLSQWIAENQDSLGSKVKDTFNGKLPFLFKVLSVETALSIQAHPNKELAEKLHLQAPQHYPDANHKPEMAIALTSFQGLCGFRPVEEILTFLKKVPEFLFLVGDAAATQLRQSTSSDAQTVASALRSCFSHLMKCEKKVVVEQLNLLVKRVSQQVSAGNNMEDICGQLLLQLHQQYPGDIGCFAIYFLNLLTLQPGEAMFLEANVPHAYIKGDCVECMACSDNTVRAGLTPKFIDVPTLCEMLSYTPSPSKDRLFVPTQSQEDLYLFIYDPPVPDFTIMKMEVPGSVTEYKVLALDSASILLMVEGTVTASTPTAQAAIPLQRGGVLFIGANESVSLKLTVPKDLLMFRACCLL, from the exons ATGGCGGATCAGCGAG TGTTCCCACTTTCCTGTGTGGTGCAGCATTATGCCTGGGGGAAGATGGGCTCCAACAGCGAAGTGGCACGACTGCTGGCCAGCAGTGACCCACTGGCCCAGATCTCAGAAGACAAACCATATGCAGAG CTGTGGATGGGGGCACACCCCCGGGGGGATGCCAAGATCCTTGACAACCACATCTCGCAGAAGACCTTGAGCCAGTGGATTGCTGAGAACCAGGACTCCTTAGGCTCAAAGGTCAAGGACACTTTTAATGGCAAGCTGCCCTTCCTCTTCAAAGTGCTCTCAGTGGAAACAGCCCTGTCCATCCAAGCACACCCTAACAAG GAGCTGGCAGAGAAGCTGCACCTCCAGGCTCCACAGCACTACCCTGATGCCAACCATAAGCCAGAGATGGCCATTGCTCTCACCTCCTTCCAGGGCTTGTGTGGCTTCCGACCAGTTGAGGAGATTCTAACCTTTCTGAAGA AGGTGCCCGAGTTCCTGTTCCTGGTTGGGGATGCTGCAGCAACACAGCTGAGGCAGAGCACAAGCAGCGATGCCCAGACTGTGGCCTCTGCTCTGCGGAGCTGCTTCTCTCACCTGATGAAGTGTGAGAAGAAGGTGGTGGTGGAGCAGCTCAACCTGTTGGTGAAGCGGGTCTCCCAGCAAG TGTCTGCTGGAAACAACATGGAGGACATCTGTGGACAGCTCTTGCTACAGCTGCACCAGCAGTACCCAGGTGACATCGGTTGTTTTGCCATCTACTTCCTGAACCTGCTCACTCTGCAGCCTGGGGAGGCCATGTTCCTGGAGGCCAACGTGCCTCATGCCTACATAAAGGGAG ACTGCGTGGAGTGCATGGCATGTTCAGACAACACAGTGCGTGCTGGCTTGACACCCAAGTTCATCGATGTGCCAACCCTGTGTGAAATGCtcagctatacccccagccccagcaaGGACAGGCTCTTCGTTCCAACACAGAGTCAGGAAGACCTGTACCTCTTCATCTATGACCCCCCTGTGCCAGACTTCACCATTATGAAGATGGAG GTCCCTGGCTCTGTCACTGAATACAAGGTCTTGGCACTGGACTCTGCCAGCATCCTCCTGATGGTGGAAGGGACAGTCACAGCCAGCACCCCCACAGCTCAGGCAGCAATCCCCCTGCAGCGCGGTGGAGTGCTCTTCATTGGGGCCAATGAGAGTGTCTCACTGAAGCTTACTGTGCCTAAGGACCTGCTGATGTTCCGGGCCTGCTGTCTGCTATAG
- the Fam219b gene encoding protein FAM219B isoform X3 → MATEDPGGQARRASAPGPRPGGAPEHASGTVGSPSGRSASGTLRPGDRTPATVEKRGPYMVTRAPSIQAKLQKHRDLAKAVLRRKGMLGSLPNRPDSSGKRSVKFNKGYTALSQSPDENLVSLDSDSDGELESRYSSGYSSAEQVNQDVSRQLLQDGYHLDEIPDDEDLDLIPPKPMASSTCSCCWCCLGDSSCTLQ, encoded by the exons ATGGCGACCGAGGATCCCGGCGGGCAGGCGAGGAGGGCCTCCGCCCCCGGACCCCGGCCTGGCGGGGCCCCAGAGCACGCGTCTGGAACTGTGGGATCGCCCTCCGGGAGGAGCGCCAGCGGAACCCTCCGGCCGGGGGACCGTACCCCTGCGACGGTGGAGAAGCGTGGACCGTACATGGTGACGCGCGCACCGTCCATTCAGGCCAAGCTGC AGAAGCACCGGGACCTGGCCAAGGCCGTTCTGCGTAGAAAAGGCATGCTGGGGTCCTTGCCGAACCGCCCCGACTCTTCAGGGAAAAG GTCAGTGAAGTTTAACAAGGGCTATACTGCTCTTAGCCAGAGTCCAGATGAAAACCTGGTGTCCCTCGATTCTGACAG TGATGGGGAGCTGGAATCCAGATACTCTTCCGGGTATTCCTCTGCAGAG CAGGTAAACCAGGATGTGAGCCGGCAGCTGCTACAGGATGGGTATCACCTGGATGAGATTCCAGATGACGAGGACTTGGACCTCATTCCCCCTAAGCCTATGGCCTCCTCTACATGCTCCTGCTGCTGGTGCTGTCTTGGAGATTCTTCCTGTACCCTCCAGTAG
- the Fam219b gene encoding protein FAM219B isoform X5, with protein MATEDPGGQARRASAPGPRPGGAPEHASGTVGSPSGRSASGTLRPGDRTPATVEKRGPYMVTRAPSIQAKLQKHRDLAKAVLRRKGMLGSLPNRPDSSGKRSVKFNKGYTALSQSPDENLVSLDSDSDGELESRYSSGYSSAEASPERLSVQGQATGSITATAKCLFGACCVHSTVPDFRR; from the exons ATGGCGACCGAGGATCCCGGCGGGCAGGCGAGGAGGGCCTCCGCCCCCGGACCCCGGCCTGGCGGGGCCCCAGAGCACGCGTCTGGAACTGTGGGATCGCCCTCCGGGAGGAGCGCCAGCGGAACCCTCCGGCCGGGGGACCGTACCCCTGCGACGGTGGAGAAGCGTGGACCGTACATGGTGACGCGCGCACCGTCCATTCAGGCCAAGCTGC AGAAGCACCGGGACCTGGCCAAGGCCGTTCTGCGTAGAAAAGGCATGCTGGGGTCCTTGCCGAACCGCCCCGACTCTTCAGGGAAAAG GTCAGTGAAGTTTAACAAGGGCTATACTGCTCTTAGCCAGAGTCCAGATGAAAACCTGGTGTCCCTCGATTCTGACAG TGATGGGGAGCTGGAATCCAGATACTCTTCCGGGTATTCCTCTGCAGAGGCAAGTCCAGAGCGCCTTTCTGTGCAGGGCCAGGCTACAGGCAGCATCACCGCCACTGCCAAATGCTTGTTTGGTGCCTGCTGTGTGCACAGCACTGTACCAGACTTCCG CAGGTAA
- the Mpi gene encoding mannose-6-phosphate isomerase isoform X2 encodes MADQRVFPLSCVVQHYAWGKMGSNSEVARLLASSDPLAQISEDKPYAEELAEKLHLQAPQHYPDANHKPEMAIALTSFQGLCGFRPVEEILTFLKKVPEFLFLVGDAAATQLRQSTSSDAQTVASALRSCFSHLMKCEKKVVVEQLNLLVKRVSQQVSAGNNMEDICGQLLLQLHQQYPGDIGCFAIYFLNLLTLQPGEAMFLEANVPHAYIKGDCVECMACSDNTVRAGLTPKFIDVPTLCEMLSYTPSPSKDRLFVPTQSQEDLYLFIYDPPVPDFTIMKMEVPGSVTEYKVLALDSASILLMVEGTVTASTPTAQAAIPLQRGGVLFIGANESVSLKLTVPKDLLMFRACCLL; translated from the exons ATGGCGGATCAGCGAG TGTTCCCACTTTCCTGTGTGGTGCAGCATTATGCCTGGGGGAAGATGGGCTCCAACAGCGAAGTGGCACGACTGCTGGCCAGCAGTGACCCACTGGCCCAGATCTCAGAAGACAAACCATATGCAGAG GAGCTGGCAGAGAAGCTGCACCTCCAGGCTCCACAGCACTACCCTGATGCCAACCATAAGCCAGAGATGGCCATTGCTCTCACCTCCTTCCAGGGCTTGTGTGGCTTCCGACCAGTTGAGGAGATTCTAACCTTTCTGAAGA AGGTGCCCGAGTTCCTGTTCCTGGTTGGGGATGCTGCAGCAACACAGCTGAGGCAGAGCACAAGCAGCGATGCCCAGACTGTGGCCTCTGCTCTGCGGAGCTGCTTCTCTCACCTGATGAAGTGTGAGAAGAAGGTGGTGGTGGAGCAGCTCAACCTGTTGGTGAAGCGGGTCTCCCAGCAAG TGTCTGCTGGAAACAACATGGAGGACATCTGTGGACAGCTCTTGCTACAGCTGCACCAGCAGTACCCAGGTGACATCGGTTGTTTTGCCATCTACTTCCTGAACCTGCTCACTCTGCAGCCTGGGGAGGCCATGTTCCTGGAGGCCAACGTGCCTCATGCCTACATAAAGGGAG ACTGCGTGGAGTGCATGGCATGTTCAGACAACACAGTGCGTGCTGGCTTGACACCCAAGTTCATCGATGTGCCAACCCTGTGTGAAATGCtcagctatacccccagccccagcaaGGACAGGCTCTTCGTTCCAACACAGAGTCAGGAAGACCTGTACCTCTTCATCTATGACCCCCCTGTGCCAGACTTCACCATTATGAAGATGGAG GTCCCTGGCTCTGTCACTGAATACAAGGTCTTGGCACTGGACTCTGCCAGCATCCTCCTGATGGTGGAAGGGACAGTCACAGCCAGCACCCCCACAGCTCAGGCAGCAATCCCCCTGCAGCGCGGTGGAGTGCTCTTCATTGGGGCCAATGAGAGTGTCTCACTGAAGCTTACTGTGCCTAAGGACCTGCTGATGTTCCGGGCCTGCTGTCTGCTATAG
- the Fam219b gene encoding protein FAM219B isoform X4 has translation MATEDPGGQARRASAPGPRPGGAPEHASGTVGSPSGRSASGTLRPGDRTPATVEKRGPYMVTRAPSIQAKLQKHRDLAKAVLRRKGMLGSLPNRPDSSGKRSVKFNKGYTALSQSPDENLVSLDSDSDGELESRYSSGYSSAEVNQDVSRQLLQDGYHLDEIPDDEDLDLIPPKPMASSTCSCCWCCLGDSSCTLQ, from the exons ATGGCGACCGAGGATCCCGGCGGGCAGGCGAGGAGGGCCTCCGCCCCCGGACCCCGGCCTGGCGGGGCCCCAGAGCACGCGTCTGGAACTGTGGGATCGCCCTCCGGGAGGAGCGCCAGCGGAACCCTCCGGCCGGGGGACCGTACCCCTGCGACGGTGGAGAAGCGTGGACCGTACATGGTGACGCGCGCACCGTCCATTCAGGCCAAGCTGC AGAAGCACCGGGACCTGGCCAAGGCCGTTCTGCGTAGAAAAGGCATGCTGGGGTCCTTGCCGAACCGCCCCGACTCTTCAGGGAAAAG GTCAGTGAAGTTTAACAAGGGCTATACTGCTCTTAGCCAGAGTCCAGATGAAAACCTGGTGTCCCTCGATTCTGACAG TGATGGGGAGCTGGAATCCAGATACTCTTCCGGGTATTCCTCTGCAGAG GTAAACCAGGATGTGAGCCGGCAGCTGCTACAGGATGGGTATCACCTGGATGAGATTCCAGATGACGAGGACTTGGACCTCATTCCCCCTAAGCCTATGGCCTCCTCTACATGCTCCTGCTGCTGGTGCTGTCTTGGAGATTCTTCCTGTACCCTCCAGTAG